Part of the Catalinimonas alkaloidigena genome is shown below.
AAAATTGAAAAGACCAGAAATATATTTAAGCCTTGCAGACAGTACATCTACAGCGCTGTTTATAAGGATAAAAATGGAGTGCTGATTTCTGACGGCAGGGTTTGGATGATGGCTACCGGAAATCGGTGGGCGTATCAGCCGGAAATGCAGGACGAAGTAACATTTCAGTATGCGTTCTCCGAAGAGCAGGTTGCTGAGATAAAGGAGTATGCTGTAAACAAAGCTTTTTCCAAGCATCAGCAATTTGCTCCTGAAGGCACAACAGGTATCATTGAAATGTAGACGTGGTCTGGATGCACCCTTTCAGAGACAATCAGTATCATTTTACGGAAGTAGCCGCTTTCCCCTATGTGAGACTTCCTCTGGAAGTGAGTAAGTCATGGACCAATAGACTGCAATTAGGGGAAGGCTGGGAAGATTGGGAGAATAAGAACGTTTATAGCGAGTATAAAATTGCTATCGGGTCAGTGTGAGTACGCCTTATCGGAAGTTTGAAAGCTGCTGGTATATACAGACCACAAGCTCTGCTTCTTTTGGGGATTCACAGCATAACTTCTGGTTTGACGAAAATTATGGATTTGTAAAGATGGAATACTTAAATTATGAAGGACAAAGCCTTGTTTTTGAACTGATTGAGATGATAGAATCCTGAGAGCTTATAAGGTGAAACTTTTATTCTGAATAGTATGAACATTGAGCCTGTTACCGAAGCTAGCCTTGAAGTGCTGACGGAACTGGCGATAGCGCTGTGGCCGGACTGTGTTTTTGAGGAAGAATATGAGTATTACAAAAAGCTGCTTGGCTCAGAGACTAATATTTGTTTTCTGGCAAGAGATAAGGAAGCATATATTGCTTTTATCCAGCTGGCACTGCGTAATGAGCATGTAGAAGGCTCTTCCAGCTCGCCGGTTGGCTATGTGGAGGGCATCTATGTGAAGCCAGAATATCAGAAACTGGGTATAGGCAGACAACTTATCGCAGCAGGAGAAGACTGGGCCAGACAAAAAGGGTGTGTAGAGTTTGCCTCTGATGCGGAATTGTCTAACGCGATAAGCATAGACTTTCATAAAAAAGCAGGTTTTGAGGAAGTAAACCGCATTGTTTGTTTCGTGAAAAGACTGGAATAAAGATTTTGCCTAAATTAGCTATATCTTTTTATGTAAAGCTTTAGGGATGGAACCTGTATTTTTTGCAACACCCGACGAATTCAGAGCATGGCTGGAAGATAATCATGATCAGGCTTCTGAGTTACTGGTGGGTTACTACAAAGTGAGTTGCGAGCAGCCTAGTATGCGCTGGTCGGAATCGGTAGATCAGGCACTTTGCTTTGGCTGGATTGATGGTGTTCGTAAGTCCATTGATAGTGACAGCTATTGCATCCGCTTTACACCGCGTAAACCTAAGAGCAACTGGAGTGCGGTGAATATTAAGAAAGTAGAAGAACTGAAAGCGAAAGGGCTGATGCGTAGAGCAGGTTTGGAGAAGTACAGCCAGCGCAAAGAGAGCAGGTCAAGAGTGTATGCTTATGAAAATCCAGAAAAGCTGGATAAAGCTTTGGAAAAGCAGTTTATGCATAATAAGCAAGCCTGGTCATTTTTTCAGGCGCAGCCCCCTTATTACAGAAGGCAGATGATACATTGGGTGATGAGCGCCAAGCAGGAAGTTACCCGTGTGAGAAGGCTTGACAAGCTAATGGAAGCATGTAAAAGAGAAGAGAGAATTTAACTAATATATCGTCAGATGAGTGTTTCTTTTGTACTCGCCCAAGAAGATGATCTGAAGGATGTTCTCCATATGATGGAGGAATTCTACGCAATAGATTACTATCCTTTTGACAAGATAATGACCGCCGATAACCTGAAAAAGTTTGCGATGAACCCCGAATTAGGGCGGCTTTGGGTGATTATCTCTGGGGGAGAAATTATTGGCTATATCGTGCTGACTTTTGGCTTTAGCTTTGAGTTCAAAGGCAGAGATGCCTTTCTGGATGAGTTTTACCTGAAAGAAGCTTACCGGGGCCGAGGTATAGGGAGTCATGCGGTAGATTTTGTGCTGAAGCAGGCAGAGGCACTGGGCATCAAAGCTGTGCACCTGGAAGTGGAGCGACACAATGAAAAGGGAACAAGGCTGTATAGGCGCAAAGGCTTTGAAGAACATAAACGAGCCCTGATGACCAGATGGTTAAGCTGATACTTGTATCTTGACATAGTATGCTGTTCCGATCACATATCACCTCACTGCAAAAGCTGGCCAGTGGTTTATCTTATCTGGTATGATTGTTTTGCCTTTCCGCTTTTTCTGGCTATGCAGGATATGTGCCTGCACTGCCGGAGGAGTCTATTCGTACAGAAGTAGTCATTTCCAATGATCAGCAGGTTTTATAAAACATTGTCCTGGCAACGGGCTGTCACAATCCTGCATGGCAGCAAGCTTACGGCAGAGAGTAGTAAAGCTGGCTGAAGCATGCAATAGGTTAGGTACATGCCATTGTGCTTAGCCCATTCTTCTACATAGTACAAGTAATAAGTTGCATAAAGAGCAGAAATAACGAGTAAAATTTAGTATTTTGAAAGAGCTTGCTTAGCTGATTTTTTCATTATACGCTTCCGATATGTTACGGCTCTTTCTCCTATTGCTTTTTTTATCTGCTCATGTTATTCACGATGCTTGTGCCCAGGCTGAAAAGCGGAAAGTGTGGGGTGAGATCAAAGATGCTCAAAGCTATGAAGCCATTCCTATTGCCAATATCAGTACTTCGGGACAAGGAACGTTTACTGATCTGGATGGCCACTTCTCCTTGATAATCGCCCCCAAGGATACCCTGCGTATATCGCATATCAGTTATTATCCCTTTGAAATAGTAGTGAAGGAAATCGAAAAGGATACACTGATAGTTCTCCTGATCCCTCGGGTTA
Proteins encoded:
- the aac(6') gene encoding aminoglycoside 6'-N-acetyltransferase — translated: MNIEPVTEASLEVLTELAIALWPDCVFEEEYEYYKKLLGSETNICFLARDKEAYIAFIQLALRNEHVEGSSSSPVGYVEGIYVKPEYQKLGIGRQLIAAGEDWARQKGCVEFASDAELSNAISIDFHKKAGFEEVNRIVCFVKRLE
- a CDS encoding GNAT family N-acetyltransferase, which gives rise to MSVSFVLAQEDDLKDVLHMMEEFYAIDYYPFDKIMTADNLKKFAMNPELGRLWVIISGGEIIGYIVLTFGFSFEFKGRDAFLDEFYLKEAYRGRGIGSHAVDFVLKQAEALGIKAVHLEVERHNEKGTRLYRRKGFEEHKRALMTRWLS
- a CDS encoding YdeI/OmpD-associated family protein yields the protein MEPVFFATPDEFRAWLEDNHDQASELLVGYYKVSCEQPSMRWSESVDQALCFGWIDGVRKSIDSDSYCIRFTPRKPKSNWSAVNIKKVEELKAKGLMRRAGLEKYSQRKESRSRVYAYENPEKLDKALEKQFMHNKQAWSFFQAQPPYYRRQMIHWVMSAKQEVTRVRRLDKLMEACKREERI